The Candidatus Binatia bacterium genome has a segment encoding these proteins:
- a CDS encoding PLP-dependent aspartate aminotransferase family protein, with product MGLQRGLSTTCVHAGELADAHGAPHTPIYNSTTFGFPSTAALLDVVEGRREGALYSRYGMNPTIRSLEAKLACLEHAEAAFAFCSGMAAEAALFLAHGRRGVVVLGDAYGGTLELVGQQLPELGIRTQLLLGHQLPQLEGVLQHGVGVVFCETPTNPGLEVFDIRRLADLAHAHGALLAVDNTFATPVNQQPLALGADLVVHSGTKYLGGHSDVTAGALMGPRRLLDAVGPWRKNLGQVPAPETAALLMRSIRTLVVRVRQQNATAAAVAQALQGHARVRRVLYPGLRDFPGHDLASRQMSGFGGMLTIELDGAFEDTASVVDRLRLFTIAPSLGGVESLVTQPVTTTHHGLSREERARRGISDSMVRLSIGLEDAEDLITDLRQALDATASPR from the coding sequence ATGGGACTGCAGCGCGGACTTTCCACCACTTGCGTGCACGCGGGCGAGTTAGCAGACGCCCACGGGGCGCCGCACACGCCGATTTACAACTCAACGACCTTTGGTTTCCCGTCCACCGCGGCGCTGCTCGACGTCGTCGAGGGACGCCGCGAGGGAGCCCTTTACAGCCGCTACGGGATGAACCCGACCATCAGGAGCCTCGAGGCAAAGCTGGCGTGCCTCGAGCACGCCGAGGCCGCGTTCGCGTTTTGCTCCGGGATGGCTGCCGAGGCCGCGCTCTTCCTCGCCCACGGCCGGCGCGGCGTCGTCGTGCTCGGCGATGCCTATGGCGGAACGCTGGAGCTCGTCGGCCAGCAGCTCCCGGAGCTGGGTATCCGCACGCAGCTCCTCCTTGGGCACCAGCTGCCGCAGCTCGAAGGCGTCCTCCAACACGGCGTCGGCGTGGTGTTTTGCGAGACGCCCACCAACCCCGGCCTCGAGGTGTTCGACATTCGGCGTCTGGCAGACCTCGCGCACGCGCACGGAGCGCTGCTGGCGGTCGACAACACGTTCGCCACACCGGTGAATCAACAGCCGCTCGCCTTGGGCGCCGATCTGGTCGTGCACAGCGGGACGAAATACCTCGGCGGGCACAGTGATGTCACCGCAGGGGCATTGATGGGCCCGCGGCGGCTGCTCGACGCGGTGGGACCATGGCGCAAGAACCTCGGACAAGTGCCAGCGCCGGAGACCGCCGCGCTGCTGATGCGCAGCATCCGGACGCTCGTGGTCCGAGTGCGTCAGCAGAACGCCACCGCGGCCGCCGTCGCACAGGCGCTCCAGGGACACGCGCGCGTTCGCCGCGTGCTGTACCCTGGGTTGCGTGACTTTCCCGGGCACGACCTCGCATCGCGGCAGATGTCCGGCTTCGGTGGCATGCTCACCATTGAGCTAGACGGAGCCTTCGAAGACACGGCGAGCGTGGTCGACCGGCTGCGTCTGTTCACCATCGCGCCGAGCCTCGGGGGAGTCGAAAGTCTGGTAACACAGCCCGTGACAACCACTCACCACGGCCTGTCGCGAGAGGAACGGGCGCGTCGCGGGATCTCCGACTCGATGGTCCGCCTTTCGATCGGCCTCGAAGATGCGGAAGACTTGATCACAGACCTGCGTCAGGCCCTCGACGCCACCGCGTCGCCTCGGTGA